One Myxococcota bacterium genomic window, GGTCACCAGCATCACCCGAGCGGAATTCGCCACCGTCGACGCCCTACCCGTCGTAGATGATGAACTCGAGGAGGTTCTGATCGGGATCGCGGATGTAGACGCTCACCCCTTGCCCGCGACCACCAGGGAGCTCGACCGGGCCGGCGATGATCTCCGCCCCGGCCTTCGCGAGCGTCTCGCGCAGCAGGGCGTCGCCGCCCTCCCAGACGAAGCAGAGGTCCCCACAGCCGGGCTCTGCCGTCGGGCCGCGCAGGGTGAACGTCTCGTTCTGCCACATCGCGGGGGCGTGCACGTTGATCTTCTGAGGCCCGAGATGGATCGAGAAGAACGGAACGCCCGCCGCGCGCCACGCCTCGAGGTCGGGGACCTCGAACCCCAAGGCGCCGTAGAAGGTGATCAGCGCCTCGGGATCGCTCGTCGGAAGCGCGACGTGATCGAAGGCGACG contains:
- a CDS encoding VOC family protein, with the protein product MPVVAFDHVALPTSDPEALITFYGALGFEVPDLEAWRAAGVPFFSIHLGPQKINVHAPAMWQNETFTLRGPTAEPGCGDLCFVWEGGDALLRETLAKAGAEIIAGPVELPGGRGQGVSVYIRDPDQNLLEFIIYDG